A region of Toxorhynchites rutilus septentrionalis strain SRP chromosome 1, ASM2978413v1, whole genome shotgun sequence DNA encodes the following proteins:
- the LOC129774591 gene encoding 3'-5' exonuclease: MSKRKQPLWLCDSPIPAAKRTVSNNENKPTERDDVKPKKLSESLPGEENTPRRQLRSNYKIPDEMPKREPLIRLNIDDVPFIEYKGAIKYFTEMHDMAYHCDQLIQWVEQQPEKGQPKVPIGFDLEWPFSFKTGAGKTALMQLCATTDVCYLFQISCLKKLPAAMLRLLNHPRVQLHGVNVKNDFRKLARDFPEAKVENMIESCMELGQWYNRIHGSSGIWSLERLVLQVCQLRIDKNKKVRMSKWNFLPLSDDQKMYAAVDVYIGQQIYHKLREKEAKLEQERLDLALELPTT, translated from the exons ATGTCCAAGCGAAAGCAACCCCTGTGGTTATGTGATTCTCCGATTCCGGCCGCCAAAAGAACCGTGTCCAACAACGAGAACAAACCAACCGAGCGCGACGATGTGAAACCGAAAAAGTTGAGTGAAAGCCTCCCGGGGGAAGAAAACACTCCCAGGCGACAGCTCCGTAGTAATTACAAAATACCCGACGAAATGCCCAAGCGGGAACCGCTGATTCGGCTGAACATTGATGATGTTCCCTTCATCGAGTACAAAGGAGCAATCAAATACTTCACCGAAATGCACGATATGGCATACCATTGCGACCAGTTGATTCAGTGGGTGGAACAGCAACCGGAGAAGGGCCAACCGAAGGTGCCAATCGGGTTCGATCTGGAATGGCCTTTCAGTTTCAAGACGGGAGCGGGAAAGACGGCGCTGATGCAGCTGTGTGCCACAACGGATGTTTGCTATTTGTTTCAAATCTCCTGCCTGAAAAAGCTGCCCGCGGCGATGCTGCGTCTGCTCAATCACCCCCGGGTGCAACTGCATGGGGTGAATGTGAAAAATGATTTCCGGAAGTTGGCGCGAGATTTCCCCGAGGCAAAGGTCGAGAACATGATTGAAAGCTGCATGGAATTGGGACAGTGGTACAATCGGATACACGGTTCCAGCGGGATCTGGAGCTTAGAGCGGTTGGTTTTGCAGGTTTGTCAGTTGAGAATCGACAAGAACAAGAAAGTGCGGATGAGCAAGTGGAATTTTTTGCCGCTGAGCGACGATCAGAAAATGTATGCCGCGGTGGATGTTTAC ATCGGGCAACAAATTTACCACAAGCTGAGAGAAAAGGAAGCAAAACTTGAGCAGGAACGTTTGGATCTGGCTCTGGAGCTGCCAACAACGTAA
- the LOC129775189 gene encoding putative lipoyltransferase 2, mitochondrial: MPRVVHVLRAGRLGYQSSLNLQQIASNSVLNRSDGPVRNILILTEHDPVYTVGIRTKAYGAEEEQRLRALGAEFYRTNRGGLITFHGPGQLVAYPVLNLRNFQPSVRWYVCQIESTIIDLCSKMGIRANRTHDTGIWVQDRKICAIGIHASRYVTTHGLALNCNTDLRWFEHIVPCGIEGKGVTSLSGELKREVDVEDVIPQFLGSFRETLECDLVEMDEAERGEVLKRIGQ, translated from the coding sequence ATGCCACGCGTTGTCCACGTACTGCGCGCAGGAAGGCTCGGTTACCAAAGCTCACTGAACCTACAGCAGATAGCTTCGAACAGCGTCCTAAACAGATCGGATGGCCCCGTCCGAAATATACTCATCCTGACGGAACACGATCCGGTTTACACCGTTGGCATTCGAACCAAGGCCTATGGGGCGGAGGAAGAGCAACGCCTGCGGGCGCTTGGCGCCGAATTCTATCGCACAAACCGCGGTGGACTGATAACCTTTCACGGACCCGGCCAGTTGGTAGCCTACCCGGTGTTGAATCTGAGAAACTTTCAACCCAGCGTTCGGTGGTATGTTTGTCAGATCGAAAGCACGATTATTGATTTGTGCAGCAAGATGGGCATTCGAGCGAACAGGACGCACGATACCGGCATTTGGGTGCAGGACAGGAAGATTTGTGCGATTGGAATTCATGCCAGCAGATACGTAACGACGCACGGACTGGCGCTGAACTGCAACACGGATCTGCGTTGGTTCGAGCATATCGTTCCCTGTGGAATCGAGGGAAAGGGTGTCACTTCGCTGAGTGGCGAGCTCAAGCGAGAAGTTGATGTAGAAGATGTGATACCTCAGTTTCTGGGGAGCTTTCGGGAAACATTGGAGTGTGATCTGGTGGAAATGGACGAGGCCGAACGTGGTGAGGTTTTGAAACGGATTGGTCAGTGA